A genomic region of Gemmata massiliana contains the following coding sequences:
- a CDS encoding NAD(P)/FAD-dependent oxidoreductase produces MTKRVVVVGGGVVGACSAYHLAKTGHAVTIVDRQRFGAGCSHANCGYVCPSHVLPFAAPGAITSTLKTLFQRNSPLKVRPGVALANLGWFLGFARKCNTRDMMAAGRAIQALLNSSRALFDELIAAERIECEWESKGLLFVFQTPKHFEHYAHTDELLRREFSMPARRFDSAELAALEPALKPGMAGGYLYESDAHLRPDRLMSELKRVLLALGVEIRENCAMTGLATANGVATALKTSTGDVPGDQFVIATGAWTPQLNAALGCRVPIQPGKGYSLTMPRPALCPTYPLIFEEHRVAVTPFASGYRLGSTMEFSGYDDSLNRSRLGLLTDAAKLYLRDPLAEPVQEEWWGWRPMTSDGLPVIDRAPVASNVMIAAGHNMLGLSMATATGKLVSELVGGGKPHIDPTPYRLNR; encoded by the coding sequence ATGACGAAGCGCGTCGTGGTTGTGGGCGGGGGAGTGGTGGGTGCGTGCAGCGCGTACCACCTCGCGAAGACCGGGCACGCGGTCACGATCGTTGATCGCCAGCGGTTCGGGGCCGGGTGCTCGCACGCTAACTGCGGGTACGTGTGTCCCAGTCACGTTCTGCCGTTCGCCGCACCCGGGGCGATCACGTCCACCCTCAAAACGCTCTTCCAGCGGAACTCACCCCTCAAAGTCCGCCCGGGCGTGGCGCTCGCGAACCTGGGCTGGTTCCTGGGCTTCGCCCGGAAGTGCAACACGCGCGACATGATGGCCGCGGGGCGCGCGATTCAGGCACTTCTCAATTCGTCGCGTGCGCTATTCGACGAACTCATCGCGGCCGAGCGCATCGAGTGCGAGTGGGAATCGAAGGGGCTGCTGTTCGTCTTCCAGACGCCGAAACACTTTGAGCACTACGCGCACACCGACGAACTGTTGCGCCGCGAGTTCTCGATGCCCGCGCGCCGGTTCGATTCGGCCGAACTCGCCGCGCTCGAACCGGCCCTCAAGCCCGGTATGGCGGGGGGCTACCTGTACGAATCCGATGCGCACCTGCGGCCCGATCGCCTGATGAGCGAACTCAAGCGCGTGCTGCTGGCATTGGGCGTGGAAATCCGCGAAAACTGCGCGATGACCGGCCTCGCGACGGCGAACGGTGTCGCGACTGCGCTCAAGACCTCGACAGGAGACGTTCCCGGCGATCAGTTCGTGATCGCGACGGGCGCGTGGACCCCTCAACTCAACGCGGCGCTCGGGTGCCGGGTGCCGATCCAGCCCGGCAAGGGGTACTCGCTGACGATGCCGCGCCCGGCACTGTGCCCGACGTACCCACTCATATTCGAGGAACACCGCGTCGCGGTCACGCCGTTCGCGAGCGGGTACCGACTCGGTTCGACGATGGAGTTCTCGGGGTACGACGATTCGCTGAACCGGTCGCGGTTGGGGCTGCTCACGGACGCCGCGAAACTGTACCTGCGCGACCCGCTCGCGGAGCCGGTACAAGAGGAATGGTGGGGGTGGCGCCCCATGACGTCCGACGGGCTGCCCGTCATCGATCGCGCGCCCGTCGCGAGCAACGTGATGATCGCGGCCGGGCACAACATGCTCGGGCTTTCGATGGCCACCGCAACCGGAAAACTCGTCAGCGAACTGGTGGGCGGCGGAAAGCCGCACATCGACCCGACGCCGTACCGGTTGAATCGCTAA
- a CDS encoding TIGR02996 domain-containing protein, protein MFTIEDKSFLRTILANPSDLTAWLVYADWLDEHDNPLHAEFLRLEVRLGQLRNTQLEWYTVEARLRELRAELDPKWVAVFDRPEIENCDNVFRFKCPKQWEKLKPVDTPTVRHCGACQKNVYFCHTLPEAQDHAREGHCVAIQLDVLRYPGDLAFRRQVLEMLAEQFPPDDGMVMGMINFGEPEPEPRRPWWKFW, encoded by the coding sequence ATGTTCACGATCGAGGACAAATCGTTTCTTCGCACCATTCTCGCGAACCCGTCCGACCTGACCGCGTGGCTCGTTTACGCCGACTGGCTCGACGAACACGATAACCCGCTCCACGCCGAGTTCCTCCGGCTGGAAGTGCGTCTCGGGCAGCTCCGCAACACACAACTCGAGTGGTACACCGTGGAAGCGCGGCTCCGGGAACTCCGAGCCGAACTCGACCCCAAATGGGTCGCGGTCTTCGACCGACCGGAAATCGAAAACTGCGACAACGTGTTTCGCTTCAAGTGCCCCAAACAGTGGGAGAAGCTGAAACCCGTCGACACTCCGACGGTTCGGCACTGTGGAGCCTGCCAGAAGAACGTGTACTTTTGCCACACTCTACCCGAAGCGCAAGATCACGCGCGGGAAGGGCACTGCGTCGCGATCCAACTCGATGTGCTCCGCTACCCCGGTGATTTGGCGTTCCGGCGCCAGGTACTCGAAATGCTTGCGGAACAGTTCCCACCTGATGACGGGATGGTGATGGGGATGATTAATTTCGGAGAACCAGAACCCGAGCCGCGTAGACCTTGGTGGAAATTCTGGTAA
- a CDS encoding pyridoxal phosphate-dependent decarboxylase family protein — protein MTPDEFRAYGHRLIDFIADYRATIATRPVRATTEPGAIRAQLPTEPPADAESFDAVLTDLNTILLPGLTHWQHPRFFGYFPSNAELASVLGDFLSTGLGQLGLNWQSSPALTELEELACDWMRQMVGLSGAWSGVIQDTASTSTLLALLCARERATHFSLVRGGLQGEPKPLVVYVSTQSHSSVEKAALLAGFGRDNVRAVPVDDAFAMRPDALEAAIRADLDAGKVPCAVVATTGTTASTALDPMGTIAEIAARHRIWVHVDAAMAGSAMILPECRGMWAGIEGADSLVLNPHKWLGAVFDCSLFYVRDTEHLIRVMSTSPSYLRTQADGKAPNYRDWGIALGRRFRALKLWCLIRAEGVSGLQARLRRDIANAAWLAEQVSRTPNWRVVAPVPLQTVCLVHEPPGLSGDALDAHTRDWAERVNASGAAYLTPAVLAGRWIVRVSVGSITTERADVEAAWNAMRSAAERGNS, from the coding sequence ATGACTCCCGACGAGTTTCGCGCATACGGTCACCGTTTGATCGATTTCATTGCGGACTACCGCGCCACGATTGCGACCCGCCCTGTGCGGGCGACCACCGAACCGGGGGCGATTCGAGCACAATTGCCGACCGAACCGCCCGCCGACGCCGAATCGTTTGATGCGGTACTCACCGACCTCAACACGATCCTCCTTCCCGGACTCACGCACTGGCAGCACCCGCGGTTCTTCGGGTACTTTCCCTCGAACGCGGAACTCGCGAGCGTACTCGGCGATTTCCTCAGCACCGGGTTGGGACAGCTCGGGCTGAACTGGCAATCCAGCCCTGCACTCACCGAACTGGAAGAACTGGCGTGCGACTGGATGCGCCAGATGGTCGGACTTTCGGGCGCTTGGTCAGGTGTGATTCAGGACACCGCGTCTACTTCGACTCTGCTCGCGCTGCTCTGCGCGCGTGAACGTGCGACTCACTTTTCGCTCGTGCGCGGGGGATTGCAGGGCGAACCGAAGCCGTTGGTGGTGTACGTTTCGACGCAGAGCCACAGTTCCGTGGAGAAAGCCGCCCTGCTCGCAGGGTTCGGGCGCGATAACGTCCGCGCCGTTCCCGTGGACGATGCGTTCGCGATGCGGCCCGATGCACTTGAAGCGGCGATCCGCGCGGACCTCGATGCGGGGAAGGTGCCGTGCGCAGTGGTCGCTACGACGGGCACCACGGCGTCGACCGCGCTCGACCCGATGGGAACAATCGCGGAAATTGCGGCGCGACACCGGATCTGGGTTCACGTCGACGCGGCAATGGCCGGCTCCGCGATGATTCTCCCCGAGTGCCGCGGGATGTGGGCCGGGATCGAAGGGGCGGATTCGCTCGTGTTGAACCCGCACAAGTGGCTCGGCGCGGTGTTCGATTGTTCGCTGTTCTACGTGCGCGACACCGAGCACCTCATTCGCGTGATGTCTACTAGTCCGAGCTACCTGCGCACACAGGCCGACGGGAAAGCGCCGAACTACCGCGATTGGGGGATCGCGCTCGGGCGGCGGTTCCGCGCGCTGAAGTTGTGGTGCCTTATTCGCGCCGAGGGCGTGTCCGGGTTACAGGCGCGACTTCGGCGCGACATCGCGAACGCCGCGTGGCTCGCGGAGCAGGTGTCGCGCACCCCGAACTGGCGCGTGGTGGCCCCGGTGCCGCTCCAAACGGTGTGTTTGGTTCACGAACCGCCCGGACTTTCCGGCGACGCGCTCGACGCTCACACGCGCGACTGGGCGGAGCGCGTGAACGCTTCCGGTGCAGCGTACCTCACGCCCGCGGTCCTCGCCGGGCGCTGGATCGTCCGCGTGTCGGTGGGTTCGATCACGACCGAGCGCGCGGACGTGGAGGCGGCTTGGAACGCGATGCGATCCGCGGCCGAAAGGGGAAATTCTTAG
- a CDS encoding mandelate racemase/muconate lactonizing enzyme family protein, whose amino-acid sequence MKIVRIEAIPVCVPLKKGMTAKTAHGEHVTSPYVIVKVHTDAGVVGLGEATISGLWSGETQRGTVAVIEEYIAPQLVGTDPRDITAARRAMDFIIKLNPFTKSAVEMALWDIAGKSANVPVYQLLGGKVRDRVRIKLVVWARDVPGSRAMAEQHLALGVTCVKVKTGLDPETDIARVRAVREVTPRHIPVTIDSNCGWTIQQAKYCLRALADLDLLLAEQPIPAGDPAALAELRRDTTTPIMADESVFTLQDAWLLSVHRAADIFSVYPGKHGGIAGTAEIIAVAKAAGLRCTIGSNLELGIGTAAMLHVAAAFPEVDCDTFPADTIGPFYHDGEIITRPLDLGPPYAKVPDGPGLGVELDETALARFRVN is encoded by the coding sequence ATGAAGATCGTTCGCATCGAAGCGATTCCGGTCTGCGTTCCCCTGAAAAAGGGCATGACCGCGAAGACCGCACACGGGGAGCACGTCACATCGCCCTATGTGATCGTGAAGGTTCACACCGACGCGGGGGTTGTGGGACTCGGCGAAGCGACCATTTCCGGTCTGTGGTCCGGCGAGACGCAGCGCGGGACGGTCGCAGTGATCGAGGAGTACATCGCGCCGCAACTCGTCGGCACCGACCCGCGCGACATCACAGCCGCGCGCCGGGCAATGGACTTCATCATCAAACTGAACCCGTTCACGAAGTCCGCGGTGGAAATGGCGCTGTGGGACATCGCGGGTAAGTCCGCGAACGTCCCGGTGTACCAACTCCTGGGAGGAAAGGTCCGCGACCGGGTGCGCATCAAGCTCGTCGTGTGGGCACGCGACGTTCCCGGCTCACGCGCGATGGCCGAACAGCACCTCGCACTCGGCGTGACGTGTGTGAAAGTGAAGACTGGACTCGATCCGGAAACCGATATTGCTCGCGTGCGGGCCGTGCGGGAAGTGACCCCGCGCCACATTCCGGTTACGATCGATTCCAATTGCGGCTGGACGATTCAGCAGGCGAAATACTGCCTACGTGCGCTCGCGGATCTGGACCTCTTGCTCGCGGAACAGCCCATTCCCGCGGGCGATCCGGCCGCGCTCGCGGAACTCCGGCGCGACACGACCACCCCCATCATGGCGGACGAGAGCGTGTTCACGCTTCAAGATGCGTGGTTGCTGAGCGTTCACCGGGCCGCTGACATTTTCAGCGTGTACCCGGGCAAACACGGCGGGATCGCGGGCACGGCCGAAATCATCGCGGTCGCGAAGGCGGCCGGGCTTCGCTGCACGATCGGGAGCAATCTGGAACTCGGAATCGGTACCGCGGCGATGCTACACGTCGCCGCCGCGTTCCCGGAAGTGGACTGTGACACATTCCCGGCCGACACCATCGGCCCGTTCTACCACGACGGTGAGATCATTACGCGCCCGCTCGACCTCGGCCCGCCATACGCGAAGGTTCCGGACGGTCCCGGACTGGGCGTGGAACTCGATGAAACTGCTCTTGCCCGGTTTCGCGTGAACTGA
- a CDS encoding sialate O-acetylesterase, which translates to MRPFKAVLLAVSVSVLALGTARADVKPHPIFSDNVVLQQGTEIVVWGKADAGESVAVSLVRKTANEASATTTKVTADKDGKWAAKIPAQKAGTGYALTVKGNNEVAFKNVAVGEVWVCSGQSNMEWSVNISEDPAKVKEGATNPDLRLFTVKKRTAPRPIANQDDLGHLTKWDVSSADTIGGFSAVAYHFGQKLQKELGVPVGLIHSSWGGTPAEAWTSLEALDAEPSLKYYADRARSVVKTYDEYDQKKALEVYEKALAVWKEAADKAKAEGNPVPKEPGKPGATPPDLGPHTPGTLYNAMIFPILNFKTKGAIWYQGESNTGRAYEYRTLFPTMIKDWRARYNCDLPFMLVQLAPFGNGNASAVTYAELRDAQLYTAKTLPKTGIAVITDIGNEGDIHPKPKGPVGERLALAALGIEYGKKIEYYGPMLKEAKFASNTATLTFTHVGGGLVAKDGDLVGFTVAGKDGKFHPAKATIKDDTVVLTSEQVTEPVAVRYGWVNFAKPTLNLFNKEGLPASPFRTDDAPYTTQPKPKQ; encoded by the coding sequence ATGCGTCCGTTCAAGGCCGTACTGCTCGCCGTATCGGTGAGCGTGCTGGCGCTGGGCACCGCCCGCGCCGACGTGAAACCGCACCCGATCTTTTCCGACAACGTGGTGCTCCAGCAGGGCACGGAGATCGTCGTTTGGGGCAAGGCCGACGCGGGCGAGTCGGTCGCCGTGTCGCTGGTGCGAAAAACCGCGAACGAGGCGAGTGCGACCACCACGAAAGTGACCGCGGACAAGGACGGTAAATGGGCCGCCAAGATCCCGGCGCAGAAGGCCGGCACCGGCTACGCCCTCACCGTAAAGGGCAATAACGAAGTCGCGTTCAAGAACGTCGCGGTGGGCGAGGTGTGGGTCTGCTCCGGCCAGTCCAATATGGAATGGTCCGTGAACATCAGCGAAGACCCGGCCAAGGTAAAGGAGGGCGCGACAAACCCGGACTTGCGCCTGTTCACTGTCAAGAAGCGGACCGCGCCGCGCCCGATCGCCAACCAGGACGACCTCGGACACCTCACGAAGTGGGACGTGAGTTCGGCGGACACAATCGGCGGGTTCTCCGCGGTCGCGTATCACTTCGGTCAGAAGCTCCAGAAGGAACTCGGCGTTCCCGTCGGGCTGATCCACTCGTCGTGGGGTGGCACTCCGGCCGAAGCGTGGACGAGCCTGGAAGCGCTCGACGCCGAACCGAGCCTGAAGTATTACGCCGATCGCGCCCGGTCCGTTGTCAAGACCTACGACGAGTACGACCAGAAGAAGGCACTTGAGGTTTACGAAAAGGCACTGGCAGTATGGAAAGAAGCCGCGGACAAGGCCAAGGCCGAAGGCAACCCGGTCCCGAAGGAACCGGGCAAGCCCGGCGCGACGCCGCCCGATCTGGGGCCGCACACGCCCGGCACGCTGTACAACGCGATGATCTTCCCGATCCTGAACTTCAAGACGAAGGGCGCGATCTGGTACCAGGGCGAATCGAATACGGGGCGGGCTTACGAGTACCGCACGCTGTTCCCGACGATGATTAAGGACTGGCGCGCGCGGTACAACTGCGACCTGCCGTTCATGCTCGTCCAACTCGCGCCGTTCGGTAACGGCAACGCGAGCGCGGTCACCTACGCCGAGCTGCGGGACGCCCAACTGTACACGGCCAAGACCCTCCCGAAGACCGGGATCGCGGTCATCACCGACATCGGCAACGAGGGCGACATTCACCCGAAGCCGAAGGGACCGGTCGGTGAGCGCCTCGCGCTCGCGGCGCTGGGCATCGAGTACGGCAAGAAGATCGAGTATTACGGCCCGATGCTCAAGGAAGCGAAGTTCGCGAGCAACACCGCGACGCTGACGTTCACGCACGTGGGCGGCGGGCTGGTCGCGAAGGACGGCGACCTCGTGGGCTTCACGGTCGCGGGCAAGGACGGGAAGTTCCACCCGGCGAAGGCGACCATCAAGGACGACACCGTCGTTCTCACCAGCGAACAGGTTACCGAACCGGTCGCGGTGCGCTACGGATGGGTAAACTTCGCCAAACCGACCCTGAACCTGTTTAACAAAGAGGGGCTGCCGGCCTCGCCGTTCCGCACGGACGACGCGCCGTACACCACGCAGCCCAAGCCGAAACAGTGA
- a CDS encoding ABC transporter ATP-binding protein gives MAEDVVVETRSLTKVYRDFWGRKKKTALNALDLKIHKGEIFGLLGPNGSGKTTTIKLLLGLLFPTSGDAFVFGEPAAKVEKNERIGYLPEESYLYRFLNAEETLDFYGRLFNIDPDTRKRRAAELIERVGLGADKKRILKEYSKGMRQRIGLAQALINDPELVILDEPTSGLDPLGTRWMKDLILDLKARGKTVLMCSHRLEDVQDVCGRIAILYNGDLQTLGKVSTLVEDALRLEVRASGVKESPELKADLEAVFKKHGGSIETVGHPSSTLEELFLRVIEESRARPGRRYLPPEEATRSTAVPPSSAPVAATTAPAAPPASPPAQQQQQNQGKKNKKKR, from the coding sequence ATGGCCGAAGACGTTGTCGTCGAGACCCGCAGCCTGACGAAAGTGTACCGCGACTTCTGGGGTCGCAAGAAAAAGACCGCGCTCAACGCCCTCGACCTCAAAATCCACAAGGGCGAAATCTTCGGCCTCCTCGGACCCAACGGGTCCGGCAAAACCACCACCATCAAACTGCTCCTCGGCCTCCTGTTCCCCACGAGCGGCGACGCCTTCGTGTTCGGCGAACCGGCCGCCAAGGTCGAAAAGAACGAGCGCATCGGCTACCTGCCGGAAGAGTCCTACCTGTACCGGTTCCTCAACGCCGAAGAAACGCTCGACTTCTACGGCCGGCTCTTCAACATCGACCCGGACACCCGCAAGCGCCGGGCGGCCGAACTCATCGAGCGCGTCGGGCTGGGGGCCGACAAGAAGCGCATCCTGAAGGAATACTCGAAGGGCATGCGGCAGCGCATCGGGCTGGCCCAGGCGCTCATCAACGACCCGGAACTCGTGATCCTCGACGAACCGACGTCCGGCCTCGACCCGCTCGGTACGCGGTGGATGAAAGACCTCATCCTCGACCTGAAGGCCCGGGGTAAAACCGTCCTGATGTGTTCGCACCGCCTCGAAGACGTACAGGACGTGTGCGGGCGCATCGCCATTTTGTACAACGGCGACCTCCAGACGCTCGGCAAAGTGTCCACGCTCGTCGAGGACGCGCTACGGCTCGAAGTCCGTGCCAGCGGGGTCAAGGAGTCGCCGGAACTGAAGGCGGACCTGGAAGCCGTGTTCAAGAAGCACGGCGGCTCGATCGAAACGGTCGGGCACCCGTCCAGCACGCTTGAAGAACTGTTCCTGCGGGTCATTGAGGAATCGCGCGCCCGCCCGGGTCGGCGCTACCTGCCGCCCGAAGAGGCGACCCGCAGCACCGCGGTTCCCCCGAGCTCGGCGCCGGTCGCGGCCACAACCGCCCCCGCTGCGCCCCCGGCTTCCCCGCCCGCGCAACAGCAGCAACAAAATCAGGGCAAGAAGAACAAGAAAAAGCGATAG
- a CDS encoding MIP/aquaporin family protein, whose amino-acid sequence MNDVLPFIGEFIGTAVLILLGNGVVAGALLNKSKAQNAGWMAITAGWAFAVMAGVYTAKAVGAPGYINPVGPLAAVLTAGLQVDKALMFAAAEIAGAFVGATLVWLHYFPHWAETPDPELKRACYCTAPAIRHLPANVFGEALATFVLVFVGTAIVEKGINGALAAPLGGALVWGIGLGLGATTGYAINPARDLGPRLAHAILPITGKGGGDWGYAWVPIVGPFVGAAAGALAAAKLVTGA is encoded by the coding sequence GTGAACGACGTGCTTCCGTTCATTGGTGAGTTCATTGGTACGGCGGTTCTGATTCTGCTCGGCAACGGGGTCGTTGCGGGCGCCTTGTTGAACAAGTCGAAGGCCCAGAACGCCGGGTGGATGGCGATTACCGCGGGGTGGGCCTTCGCGGTGATGGCTGGCGTGTACACCGCGAAGGCGGTCGGGGCGCCGGGCTACATCAACCCGGTCGGACCACTGGCGGCAGTTCTCACTGCTGGTCTCCAAGTTGACAAGGCTCTGATGTTCGCCGCCGCCGAAATCGCGGGCGCGTTTGTGGGGGCGACACTCGTCTGGCTGCACTACTTCCCGCACTGGGCCGAAACGCCCGATCCTGAATTGAAACGCGCGTGCTACTGCACCGCGCCCGCGATTCGTCACCTTCCCGCGAACGTCTTCGGCGAAGCACTCGCGACGTTCGTGCTGGTCTTTGTCGGCACGGCCATCGTGGAAAAGGGCATCAACGGCGCGCTGGCGGCTCCGCTCGGCGGCGCGCTCGTGTGGGGAATCGGCCTCGGCCTCGGTGCCACGACCGGGTACGCGATCAACCCGGCCCGTGACCTCGGTCCGCGCCTCGCGCACGCGATCTTACCCATCACGGGGAAGGGTGGGGGCGATTGGGGCTACGCCTGGGTACCGATCGTCGGACCGTTCGTTGGAGCTGCGGCCGGGGCACTGGCCGCGGCGAAGTTAGTGACGGGCGCGTAG
- a CDS encoding DUF1501 domain-containing protein, with the protein MKFSPPAPPNRRQLLQLGGISVLGLGLPELLRASPGGGNGPRRGKPKSCIFIVQYGGCSKIDSFDMKPDAPAEIRGAFKPIATAVPGVRICEHLPRLARLADRYCLVRSMTHGDPNHDGGMHVCMTGHSRPAESTPYYGSVVAKLCPPTGNVPPYVWLQNIAGDVQPRYLTGGFLGAAYAPLRVGTDLDNPSAPGFKVKSFDPPADVPTPRLLDRQRLLARVESTQPASGADAANMEKYREKAVDLLTGPEARVAFDLDRESARTRDRYGRHPLGQNLLLARRLVEAGTRLVSVTAWTGLPPGEAFRNVQTWDMHGTGPGLGSIFGSTAFGLSWALPRVDEAVSALLSDLEDRGLLETTLVVLVGEFGRTPRVSGEGRDHWPACYSALLAGAGIRGGAVYGASDKIAAYVKDNPVSPEDFGATLFHALDVAPETKLGSDGFTRAISAGKPVLDLFGS; encoded by the coding sequence ATGAAATTCAGCCCCCCCGCGCCCCCCAATCGCCGCCAACTCCTCCAACTCGGCGGAATCAGCGTTCTCGGATTGGGGTTACCGGAACTCTTGCGCGCGTCACCGGGGGGTGGTAACGGTCCGCGTCGCGGGAAGCCGAAGTCGTGTATCTTCATTGTCCAGTACGGCGGGTGCAGCAAGATCGATAGCTTCGACATGAAGCCGGACGCGCCCGCGGAGATTCGCGGGGCGTTCAAACCGATCGCCACCGCCGTTCCGGGCGTGCGGATCTGCGAACACCTCCCGCGCCTGGCGCGGCTCGCCGATCGGTATTGTCTCGTGCGGTCGATGACCCACGGCGATCCCAATCACGACGGCGGAATGCACGTCTGCATGACGGGTCATTCTCGCCCCGCCGAGAGCACCCCGTATTACGGTTCGGTCGTTGCGAAGCTGTGCCCGCCGACCGGGAACGTCCCACCCTACGTGTGGTTGCAGAACATAGCCGGCGATGTGCAGCCGCGCTACCTCACGGGCGGCTTCCTCGGAGCGGCTTACGCCCCACTGCGCGTCGGCACCGATCTCGATAACCCGTCCGCGCCGGGCTTCAAGGTAAAGTCGTTCGATCCGCCTGCTGACGTCCCGACACCCCGGCTGCTCGATCGACAGAGGCTCCTCGCGCGTGTCGAATCCACTCAGCCCGCGAGCGGGGCGGACGCCGCAAACATGGAGAAGTACCGTGAGAAGGCGGTCGATCTGCTCACCGGTCCCGAAGCGCGGGTAGCGTTCGATCTCGACCGCGAATCCGCACGCACGCGCGACCGCTACGGGCGCCACCCGCTCGGGCAGAACTTGCTCCTCGCGCGCCGGCTCGTCGAAGCGGGCACGCGGCTTGTCAGCGTAACCGCGTGGACCGGGCTCCCACCGGGTGAGGCGTTTCGGAACGTGCAAACGTGGGACATGCACGGCACGGGGCCGGGTCTCGGCAGCATCTTCGGCTCCACTGCGTTCGGGCTGAGTTGGGCGCTTCCGCGTGTAGACGAAGCCGTCTCCGCATTGCTCAGTGATCTGGAGGACCGCGGGCTGTTGGAAACGACGCTCGTGGTGCTGGTGGGCGAGTTCGGGCGCACGCCGCGTGTGAGCGGCGAGGGGCGCGATCACTGGCCCGCGTGCTACTCGGCACTGCTTGCGGGCGCGGGAATTCGCGGCGGAGCGGTGTACGGTGCGTCCGACAAGATCGCCGCGTATGTGAAAGACAACCCAGTGAGTCCCGAAGACTTCGGCGCGACGCTGTTCCACGCACTCGATGTGGCTCCGGAAACGAAACTCGGGTCCGACGGGTTCACGCGGGCCATCAGCGCCGGGAAGCCGGTCCTCGATCTGTTCGGGTCGTAA